One segment of Anopheles stephensi strain Indian chromosome 3, UCI_ANSTEP_V1.0, whole genome shotgun sequence DNA contains the following:
- the LOC118514106 gene encoding uncharacterized protein LOC118514106 produces the protein MQLTRRQQFNLIITTGKSAPHPQIRLLLLLLLAVIVPYHVTIALPEGTFPVAKRMNIETCLVRFDVHLNTIIRTEESRSMGARFLDDADLNSREQCLRLCCETENCDVFVFEEKSPGTCFLFQCGPPENFRCKFTRHSNYTSAVLSIPPPPIEQPPPPPPLAAQIQSLAAPPAGNGNGATKSLSQHEMELVSLKDGGGTSKLLGAANFASPPSSTTPLPPLGVRLGEMLTTPSPSTPKQQSLASQQCGHFEFPCHSGECIAVYNVCDGIPQCEDGSDEGAECPQKNSGPVAMQGARDQSSGHGRTAGSISGGGSVNQPIIMIPGVRGGVAGAGGGNMNPMGMNSPGMLPLDQRMYQPMDYQQPPNRFSLSSLEQQQQQQQQMHRNREDPMTAPKPWPRPAINEPNYVDTADSHIFNHKGGLQLSAVNNMVPPGQQYQESLSESSYMPASSVVRAGGGKSYLTLAGSNSYPQQALQQFPVEQSSQQQPPYKAMIPSQWIGSNNNMRSSWPLSPGDGLSPSSSVGSDGVPSREQYIQPPVQQQKHPSIATQDIQSTSNGAGDGSVSSSIALQQQSAQNQPHPASSGGVQWAQAASAAGTPTPGTLPTGDGSANRADSAVKDPSTSSSHESMMPSAAGAPQNSAKHKPPSSNAPSGSGAEYEEDAYDDTYPESTNAAGASGVDDQSQPPTQTEPPKKKLRKHRKHDHDHGKQDGSENGVEPLEQKKKKKTKTIKKDKAAEHEAAGHHAEPIVHEHLKALHKELEIEFADHDGYADRPGGAMLSLTLGVLLTAAMGILLSCRMRVARRRIRRPGKSSYAHDADFLVNGMYL, from the exons ATGCAGCTAACCCGGAGACAACAGTTTAACTTAATTATCACCACTGGAAAAAGTGCTCCCCATCCACAGATCCGCTTActtctgctactgctgttAGCCGTCATTGTTCCGTACCATGTAACGATAGCACTACCGGAAGGAACGTTCCCGGTTGCGAAGCGTATGAATATCGAAACCTGCTTAG TTCGGTTCGATGTGCATCTTAACACTATCATACGCACGGAAGAATCGCGATCGATGGGTGCACGCTTCCTGGACGATGCTGATCTTAACTCGCGCGAACAGTGTCTACGGCTGTGTTGCGAAACGGAGAACTGTGACGTGTTCGTGTTTGAAGAAAAG AGTCCGGGAACGTGTTTCCTCTTTCAGTGTGGTCCACCGGAGAACTTCCGCTGCAAGTTTACACGCCACTCGAACTACACCAGCGCCGTTCTGTCCATCCCACCGCCGCCCATCGAACAaccgcctccaccaccaccgctggcAGCCCAGATACAATCGTTAGCCGCACCACCGGCAGGCAACGGGAATGGAGCCACAAAGTCACTCTCGCAGCATGAGATGGAACTGGTTAGCTTGAAGGATGGTGGTGGCACCAGCAAACTGTTGGGCGCAGCAAACTtcgcatcaccaccatcatccacCACGCCCTTGCCACCGTTGGGAGTACGGCTCGGGGAAATGCTTACAACTCCCAGCCCAAGTACACCGAAACAGCAGTCGTTGGCCTCGCAGCAATGTGGTCACTTTGAGTTTCCATGCCATTCTGGGGAGTGCATCGCAGTGTACAACGTGTGCGATGGCATTCCGCAGTGTGAGGACGGTAGTGATGAAGGTGCCGAATGTCCACAAAAGAACTCCGGTCCCGTTGCGATGCAAGGCGCAAGAGATCAGAGCTCTGGGCATGGACGAACGGCGGGAAGCATTAGTGGTGGCGGATCTGTGAACCAACCTATCATAATGATTCCTGGGGTACGAGGCGGTGTCGCAGGTGCTGGCGGCGGAAACATGAATCCGATGGGTATGAACTCGCCGGGAATGTTGCCACTCGACCAACGCATGTATCAACCCATGGATTACCAGCAACCACCCAATCGATTCAGTTTGTCGTCGCtggaacagcaacagcagcaacaacaacagatgCACCGCAATCGCGAAGATCCGATGACGGCTCCCAAACCCTGGCCCCGTCCAGCAATTAACGAGCCTAACTATGTCG ATACCGCGGATAGCCATATCTTTAACCATAAGGGCGGTCTGCAACTGTCGGCAGTAAACAACATGGTCCCACCCGGACAGCAATATCAGGAATCGCTGTCGGAATCGAGTTACATGCCGGCTTCCTCCGTGGTACGTGCAGGAGGTGGAAAATCATACCTCACTCTTGCAGGCAGCAATAGTTATCCTCAACAGGCGTTGCAACAGTTCCCGGTCGAACAATCATCGCAACAACAACCGCCTTATAAAGCCATGATTCCATCCCAGTGGATAGGAAGTAATAACAACATGCGATCTAGTTGGCCGCTGTCGCCCGGGGATGGGCTGTCGCCTAGCAGCAGCGTTGGTAGTGATGGTGTTCCTTCAAGAGAACAGTACATACAACCCCCAGTACAACAGCAAAAGCATCCTTCGATCGCAACGCAAGACATTCAGTCTACTTCCAACGGCGCGGGTGATGGATCAGTGTCCTCGTCGATCGCGTTGCAACAGCAATCGGCCCAAAACCAACCACACCCTGCTAGCAGTGGTGGTGTACAGTGGGCACAGGCAGCATCAGCTGCAGGAACACCAACGCCTGGTACTCTACCGACTGGGGATGGATCAGCGAATCGCGCCGACAGTGCAGTTAAAGATCCATCCACAAGTAGCAGCCATGAATCGATGATGCCTTCGGCCGCTGGCGCGCCCCAAAATAGCGCCAAACATAAGCCACCTTCCAGCAACGCTCCATCGGGCAGTGGGGCCGAATACGAAGAGGATGCATACGACGACACGTACCCGGAATCGACGAATGCCGCCGGTGCGTCCGGAGTCGATGATCAATCGCAGCCACCGACACAAACGGAACCACCGAAGAAAAAGCTCCGAAAACACCGTAaacacgatcacgatcacggtAAGCAAGATGGCTCGGAAAATGGTGTGGAACCGTTGgaacagaaaaagaagaagaaaacgaaaaccatCAAGAAAGATAAGGCCGCTGAACATGAAGCGGCTGGACACCATGCTGAACCGATCGTGCACGAGCACCTGAAAGCGCTGCACAAGGAGCTGGAGATCGAGTTTGCGGATCACGACGGGTACGCCGACCGTCCCGGCGGTGCGATGCTCTCACTTACCCTCGGTGTGTTGCTGACCGCGGCCATGGGTATTCTGCTGAGCTGTCGGATGCGTGTCGCACGGCGAAGGATCCGTCGCCCGGGGAAATCGTCTTACGCGCACGACGCCGATTTCCTGGTGAACGGCATGTATCTGTAG